A single genomic interval of Lathyrus oleraceus cultivar Zhongwan6 chromosome 7, CAAS_Psat_ZW6_1.0, whole genome shotgun sequence harbors:
- the LOC127101635 gene encoding glucan endo-1,3-beta-glucosidase 14 isoform X2, producing the protein MTSFSFFKSLFFFLLIISDSFMQINCLSCGINYGQIANNLPSPSRVSVLIRSMNVTNIKLYDANPNVLLAFSQSNVEFVIGLGNENLQNMTNPSKAQNWIQQHVLPYLSQTKITCINVGNEVLNSNNTQMMLNLLPSMRNVHTALVNLGDNPNEVPLNYALFQPNQGLVDPNTNLHYDNMLYAQMDAVYAAIKVLGFTNIEVRVSETGWPSKGDSDEIGATIQNAKLYNGNLLRRIEEKQGTPGKPLVPIDVYVFALFNEDLKNGPASERNYGLYYPNGSPVYNIGLQGYLPQMALPSKSNVLSFNFVVWIVVTYLIFAWEL; encoded by the exons ATGACAAGCTTTTCCTTCTTCAAGTcactttttttctttcttctcaTCATTTCAG ATTCATTTATGCAAATCAATTGCCTAAGTTGTGGAATAAACTATGGACAAATAGCAAACAATCTACCATCTCCTTCTAGAGTATCTGTTCTCATAAGATCCATGAATGTCACAAACATTAAACTCTATGATGCTAATCCAAATGTTCTACTTGCTTTCTCTCAATCAAATGTTGAATTTGTTATAGGACTTGGAAATGAGAATCTTCAAAATATGACAAACCCTTCCAAAGCTCAAAATTGGATTCAACAACATGTTCTACCTTATCTTTCACAAACCAAAATAACTTGCATAAATGTTGGAAATGAAGTTCTCAATAGCAACAACACTCAAATGATGTTAAACCTTTTACCTTCGATGCGAAATGTTCATACCGCCCTTGTTAATCTCGG AGATAACCCTAATGAGGTACCTTTAAACTATGCACTTTTTCAACCAAATCAAGGTTTGGTGGATCCAAATACAAATTTGCATTATGATAACATGTTGTATGCACAAATGGATGCTGTTTATGCTGCAATCAAAGTGCTAGGGTTTACAAATATTGAAGTTAGGGTTTCTGAGACAGGTTGGCCTTCTAAGGGTGATTCTGATGAAATTGGAGCTACTATACAAAATGCAAAACTGTATAATGGAAATTTGCTTAGAAGAATTGAAGAAAAACAAGGAACTCCTGGAAAGCCTTTGGTTCCAATTGATGTATATGTTTTTGCACTTTTTAATGAAGATTTGAAAAATGGTCCTGCTTCAGAAAGAAACTATGGTCTTTATTATCCAAATGGTAGCCCAGTTTATAACATTGGATTGCAAGGTTATCTCCCACAAATGGCTCTGCCATCCAAATCTAAT GTTTTGTCTTTCAATTTTGTTGTATGGATAGTAGTTACATACTTGATCTTTGCTTGGGAGCTTTGA
- the LOC127101635 gene encoding glucan endo-1,3-beta-glucosidase 14 isoform X1 produces MTSFSFFKSLFFFLLIISDSFMQINCLSCGINYGQIANNLPSPSRVSVLIRSMNVTNIKLYDANPNVLLAFSQSNVEFVIGLGNENLQNMTNPSKAQNWIQQHVLPYLSQTKITCINVGNEVLNSNNTQMMLNLLPSMRNVHTALVNLGLDRLISVATAFSFNILENSYPPSSGSFKQDLIQYIQPLVEFLDEMKSPFLINAYPFFAYRDNPNEVPLNYALFQPNQGLVDPNTNLHYDNMLYAQMDAVYAAIKVLGFTNIEVRVSETGWPSKGDSDEIGATIQNAKLYNGNLLRRIEEKQGTPGKPLVPIDVYVFALFNEDLKNGPASERNYGLYYPNGSPVYNIGLQGYLPQMALPSKSNVLSFNFVVWIVVTYLIFAWEL; encoded by the exons ATGACAAGCTTTTCCTTCTTCAAGTcactttttttctttcttctcaTCATTTCAG ATTCATTTATGCAAATCAATTGCCTAAGTTGTGGAATAAACTATGGACAAATAGCAAACAATCTACCATCTCCTTCTAGAGTATCTGTTCTCATAAGATCCATGAATGTCACAAACATTAAACTCTATGATGCTAATCCAAATGTTCTACTTGCTTTCTCTCAATCAAATGTTGAATTTGTTATAGGACTTGGAAATGAGAATCTTCAAAATATGACAAACCCTTCCAAAGCTCAAAATTGGATTCAACAACATGTTCTACCTTATCTTTCACAAACCAAAATAACTTGCATAAATGTTGGAAATGAAGTTCTCAATAGCAACAACACTCAAATGATGTTAAACCTTTTACCTTCGATGCGAAATGTTCATACCGCCCTTGTTAATCTCGGGTTAGACCGATTAATCAGTGTTGCGACAGCTTTTTCTTTCAACATTTTGGAAAATTCTTACCCTCCTTCATCTGGTTCTTTTAAGCAAGATTTGATTCAATATATTCAACCACTAGTTGAATTTCTTGATGAAATGAAATCACCTTTTCTTATTAATGCTTACCCTTTTTTTGCATACAGAGATAACCCTAATGAGGTACCTTTAAACTATGCACTTTTTCAACCAAATCAAGGTTTGGTGGATCCAAATACAAATTTGCATTATGATAACATGTTGTATGCACAAATGGATGCTGTTTATGCTGCAATCAAAGTGCTAGGGTTTACAAATATTGAAGTTAGGGTTTCTGAGACAGGTTGGCCTTCTAAGGGTGATTCTGATGAAATTGGAGCTACTATACAAAATGCAAAACTGTATAATGGAAATTTGCTTAGAAGAATTGAAGAAAAACAAGGAACTCCTGGAAAGCCTTTGGTTCCAATTGATGTATATGTTTTTGCACTTTTTAATGAAGATTTGAAAAATGGTCCTGCTTCAGAAAGAAACTATGGTCTTTATTATCCAAATGGTAGCCCAGTTTATAACATTGGATTGCAAGGTTATCTCCCACAAATGGCTCTGCCATCCAAATCTAAT GTTTTGTCTTTCAATTTTGTTGTATGGATAGTAGTTACATACTTGATCTTTGCTTGGGAGCTTTGA